In Aedes albopictus strain Foshan chromosome 3, AalbF5, whole genome shotgun sequence, the following are encoded in one genomic region:
- the LOC109421463 gene encoding mucin-2-like, with protein sequence MAELKKLFAQRSQVEARVDKLREQIRCDSGIQPDFLQVKKFESELQCYYQKYQRVYGDLLSVLPAERFEELDEDYWRFEDAHNEACVLVETLLISCPTTSDRFNKRRSSSSYSVTTTTCWLSHPNRRSQSPIPTTEQPVPIPDVVEWPRTSLPKETVVSTSVTIPIKFVKPHRGEDPTKKKISVCGPAEVQPESKLERDFADVTIPESATTPTEEEVAKREDEVTTVAFEKSSYHTCESKYPSVSQEDFLVGNEPAKFVGIPSKDPETPTSSKALSGTDPVANPSRSPFDPTGVYPKVLTIPTGFHPVLKPFRPPPGFHPKPMQISKPTGLPPVSQSPTGSLPVPQPPQCKAGSLPANQQQRTPTGLLPVPQQLQPVTEFRSVTPSLHSKAGSLPAFQPQQNPTGVLPVSQPFQSMTGSYPVSQKLQFVTESRSVTPQFESTTGSHPVPQQFQRATESHSATNPILRSTGASPVVDSALMPVDTRSAAKTIKNSTGTRPVNNSDMMFVGSSPTVKPTKMPIGARPMVKSNEMPTGSRPVVNSIQVSAGSCPVDKSLLMSAGASPVGKPSLRPSSIGTSPVVKTTVDTRSAAKNSKMSAGTRPVVKLHEIPAGSHPGVEANLMPIGSCPVVKSFQMSAGSRPVDKSLLMSAGASPVAKPILRPTSIGTSPVVKPTVDTRSAAKTPKTPKMFAGPPPVATPIPMSTGTSPVGNCAPTVGSRPTLKPNPMSAGSSPVDSSALKCAGSYPATKLKLMPIGARPVVKSVQMSAGSCPVVNPLPEYAGTSPVRKRILTSAGARPVMKSILRSTGARPVFNIFQMAVGTYPMVVRVLIPTGVSPVTKLWSVGTCPMAKMFLKPVGTNPIIKPFPKSTGTGLVVKPTELFARTSPAAKPFVMSAGLYPVTKPLLMFAGSRPVDKPVPKPAGTRPVTKSSLMSTGTPTVNPSVLLPVMSAGIQRIAKPIPKIEMCLTRKRSPPTVGILPALKRIQSLEERVPSPKIAGTCPVVREPPEKKNWIVVLSMMNQPPLDPPPVSPTGECKQLHSDPRPRKPPDGLSKRSRSSEAIPERVSRTCPPNDPKKDEPDATGEQAFDLWCVNFLSWL encoded by the coding sequence ATGGCCGAATTGAAAAAGCTGTTCGCCCAACGTAGCCAAGTTGAGGCAAGAGTGGACAAGCTGCGAGAACAGATCCGATGTGATAGTGGCATCCAGCCTGACTTCCTGCAAGTGAAGAAATTTGAAAGTGAACTCCAGTGCTACTATCAGAAGTATCAGAGAGTGTATGGGGACCTCCTATCCGTTCTCCCAGCCGAAAGATTCGAGGAGTTAGATGAAGATTACTGGCGCTTCGAAGATGCCCACAATGAAGCCTGTGTTCTGGTGGAAACCCTCTTGATTTCCTGCCCGACCACCAGTGACAGGTTTAACAAGCGAAGGTCGTCATCCAGCTACTCCGTGACGACCACTACATGCTGGCTCAGCCATCCCAACCGAAGAAGCCAGTCACCCATCCCAACGACGGAACAGCCCGTTCCGATTCCTGACGTGGTGGAGTGGCCACGCACGTCTTTGCCGAAAGAAACAGTGGTGAGTACGAGTGTTACCATTCCAATCAAGTTTGTGAAGCCGCACCGCGGCGAAGATCCCACCAAGAAGAAGATTTCTGTGTGTGGACCGGCCGAGGTCCAACCTGAGAGCAAGCTCGAGCGTGACTTCGCCGATGTCACTATTCCCGAGTCGGCAACCACGCCGACCGAAGAAGAAGTAGCAAAGCGTGAAGATGAGGTGACAACCGTTGCCTTTGAGAAGAGTTCCTACCACACGTGCGAGAGTAAGTATCCTTCGGTGAGCCAGGAGGATTTCCTTGTCGGCAACGAGCCAGCCAAGTTTGTCGGCATTCCATCCAAAGATCCAGAAACACCGACGTCAAGCAAAGCGCTTTCCGGAACCGATCCGGTGGCGAACCCGTCCCGATCTCCATTCGATCCGACTGGAGTTTATCCGAAGGTGTTAACGATTCCTACCGGATTCCATCCGGTGCTGAAGCCGTTCCGACCGCCACCAGGATTCCATCCCAAGCCCATGCAGATCTCGAAGCCAACCGGATTGCCTCCGGTGTCCCAGAGTCCGACCGGATCCCTTCCGGTACCACAGCCGCCCCAGTGCAAGGCCGGTTCCCTTCCGGCAAACCAGCAGCAACGAACTCCGACCGGTCTCCTTCCGGTACCCCAACAGTTGCAGCCCGTGACCGAATTCCGTTCGGTAACCCCGTCGCTCCATTCTAAGGCCGGATCCCTTCCGGCATTCCAACCGCAACAGAATCCGACTGGTGTCCTTCCGGTATCCCAGCCGTTCCAGTCTATGACCGGTTCCTATCCGGTATCCCAGAAGCTGCAGTTCGTGACCGAATCCCGTTCGGTAACCCCGCAGTTCGAGTCTACGACCGGTTCTCATCCGGTACCCCAGCAGTTCCAGCGTGCGACCGAATCCCATTCGGCAACCAATCCGATCCTAAGGTCTACCGGAGCCAGTCCGGTGGTCGATTCCGCCCTGATGCCCGTCGATACCCGTTCGGCGGCCAAGACGATCAAGAATTCTACCGGTACCCGTCCGGTGAATAACTCCGATATGATGTTCGTCGGTTCCAGTCCGACGGTCAAACCAACTAAGATGCCCATCGGTGCCCGTCCGATGGTCAAGTCCAACGAGATGCCTACCGGTTCCCGTCCGGTGGTCAATTCCATCCAGGTGTCTGCCGGTTCCTGTCCGGTGGACAAGTCACTCCTGATGTCCGCTGGTGCCAGTCCAGTGGGCAAGCCTAGCCTGCGTCCATCATCTATCGGTACCAGTCCGGTAGTCAAGACAACCGTCGATACCCGTTCGGCGGCCAAGAATTCCAAGATGTCTGCCGGCACCCGTCCGGTGGTCAAGTTGCACGAGATACCTGCCGGTTCCCATCCGGGGGTCGAAGCCAACCTGATGCCCATCGGTTCCTGTCCGGTGGTCAAGTCCTTTCAGATGTCTGCCGGTTCCCGTCCGGTGGATAAATCACTCCTGATGTCCGCTGGTGCCAGTCCAGTGGCCAAGCCGATCCTGCGCCCAACGTCTATCGGTACCAGCCCGGTAGTCAAGCCAACCGTCGATACCCGTTCGGCGGCCAAGACGCCCAAGACGCCCAAGATGTTTGCCGGTCCTCCTCCGGTAGCCACGCCGATCCCGATGTCCACTGGAACCAGTCCGGTGGGCAATTGCGCTCCGACCGTCGGTTCCCGTCCGACGCTCAAACCGAATCCGATGTCCGCTGGAAGCAGTCCAGTAGACAGTTCCGCCCTCAAGTGTGCCGGTTCGTATCCGGCAACCAAACTGAAGTTGATGCCCATCGGTGCCCGTCCGGTGGTCAAGTCCGTCCAGATGTCTGCCGGTTCCTGTCCGGTGGTCAATCCACTTCCTGAATACGCTGGTACCAGTCCAGTACGAAAACGAATCCTGACATCTGCCGGTGCCCGTCCGGTGATGAAGTCCATCCTCCGATCCACCGGTGCCCGTCCGGtgttcaatattttccagatggcCGTTGGAACCTACCCGATGGTCGTGCGTGTCCTGATTCCCACCGGTGTCAGTCCGGTAACCAAGCTGTGGTCTGTCGGCACCTGCCCGATGGCCAAGATGTTCCTGAAGCCCGTCGGTACCAATCCGATAATCAAGCCATTTCCAAAGTCCACTGGAACCGGTCTAGTGGTGAAGCCGACCGAGTTGTTCGCCAGAACTAGTCCGGCAGCCAAGCCCTTCGTAATGTCAGCCGGTCTCTACCCGGTAACCAAGCCATTGTTGATGTTCGCTGGAAGCCGTCCAGTGGACAAACCCGTCCCGAAGCCTGCCGGTACCCGTCCGGTGACCAAGTCAAGCCTGATGTCAACCGGCACTCCTACAGTGAATCCGTCGGTTCTCCTTCCTGTTATGTCTGCCGGCATCCAGCGAATTGCGAAGCCCATTCCGAAGATTGAGATGTGTCTAACCAGAAAGCGAAGCCCACCGACAGTCGGAATCCTTCCGGCACTCAAGCGAATCCAGAGCCTAGAAGAACGAGTCCCAAGCCCGAAGATAGCCGGAACTTGTCCGGTAGTTAGAGAACCTCCCGAGAAGAAGAATTGGATCGTGGTGTTGTCGATGATGAACCAACCACCACTGGATCCGCCGCCGGTCAGCCCGACTGGTGAATGCAAGCAGCTCCATTCCGATCCAAGGCCGAGGAAGCCTCCCGATGGACTATCCAAGCGATCCCGATCCAGTGAAGCCATCCCAGAGCGCGTGTCCCGAACGTGTCCACCCAACGACCCGAAGAAAGACGAGCCAGACGCCACAGGTGAGCAAGCATTCGATCTGTGGTGTGTGAATTTCCTATCCTGGCTTTGA